attgtacaggacattattttattattattattttttttttttttttttttgaaacagaaataattaagaggtttttaaagtaaattttttagtaaacattaaaataagtaactcACTTGGTTTTCTTCAAGTGTTTCAATCAGCTTTTCACTTGCTCTTAACAAACTGCATCCTGTACGGCTATGAGTTTCTTGATAAAATTCCATAGCGGCCCAAGTTGTTTGAAGCTCACGTAACATTTTTTCCATAGACATTTCTTTTACGGCTTTATCAACTATAGTCTTTACATCGTCTTCGCATTCGTGCAAGTTTAATGCTAATAACTCAGCTAAGGTTGTGCCTTGATCCATAACAAACTtaacctaaaatttaaatcatttaatttaaatagattctttctaattacattttaccCATTTGcattttcaagttgttaaCTACAATTacgtttttcttattaattaaaatatatacaatacacgttcaaagtataatagtgtcaatatacgtaaattaattttagaggtatacatttatatgctatttagacaaataaacaatatgtttttttaacgcAAGACACTTATTTTTCAGgaattttttgtgttttgaaaacttgtataaatagtcaaatacaacattttttcaaaaattaaatcttttactatattttatctacaaaatttattttaagctcgattgtttatttattttaatttctcatACTGAAATGGTATATTTTccgtaaatgtttataattattgtaaaatatacactttaaaaatcacaaaaaaaaacattaatgtcctacgttaaataactcaaatgttaattatacaaaatgtatttaataaatgtttaattttacttattacaattattgttttattattatttagttataggtatgctacaaatacatataatttgaatgtttttacattataatcttatatatttttttttttatttagcccATGAGTGATTCCAAGGCAATACGCAAATAATAGGACGATTCACAATGCATACAACACACACAAAAGACAAGAACAATTACAACAAGCAACGCACAAACACATCGTGTTTCGATTGTTTACTCACATCATACGCTTCAGGTAAATCAGCTAAAGTCTGTAAACATGATTTAGTATTGATTTGTTCAATTAGGGAtttcaaataacaaaaattaacttcATCTTACTTTCGTAGAGCTCATGAGTTGTTTCCAATGACGTTCGCGAATCGCCGGGTTTTGCAGTTCACCAACAGCCCTCAAAGATGTTACCATATTCTTCACTGTAGCTTCTAAACACGTATAGGTATCCCACGATCGCATCTCTTTGTCCAACGCTATAATATATCACGGTAGATGAATGGGTGGACTTTACGATTTTACAAGctcaagttaatatttaataaaattgtttataaaataaacgatttcTCTAACAACATCAGTACGACGAatgcaaatatatttcaatcatatacaataataaagataatatagttttgtacctatgtatttgttataatatattataatttattatgaacagATAAAgagattaattaatatttataacgaaaTGCCAACCTCTAATTTCCTTTGCGaattttttacattctatATCCATGTTTTCAACATCGACTTTACGCCAAGGAGTAGTTTTCCAATCGTTTATACATGAATGAACTAGATGAACATAATCCCAAAGTTGctggaataattatttttaaccacaatcattaaaatacttattttatattcaaattacaagactatattagattattagaATCACTTTACGAActttcaataatttcaattctTTTCTGCATTGTTTAAGTAGTTTAAATTCTGGAACGTTCACTTCGAAGAGCGACGCGGATTCTTGTATTTGAGCCATATTCATCTcgaaatctattatttttgcgTTGGCGTcattcaatacaaaatatggaTAAGGACAATCGTACctacattttcattaaattaaaactgaatTTCGTCAATCGCGTAATGAACTTAATTATCACAATAGCTtatacattatcatttatcaatatgacaataataaaataggtagatCATTctaatgtgtatttattaatttatttatttttacctaaaaatgttagattttttgaaaacttctctaaaaaaattaattctactaTCAAAATGCGATATTCTGTTTCGAATATTATTGACTTCAATTGCTTGCAAAGGAGCTACTTgttgtttgatattaataGCTAATTTACAAGTGTTGTTCCAAAGTTCAGGAAGctcctaaaataaattattatccttatagtaatttttttttttatttaagtataaattgtaaagtatttattaatttgaaacctGTAATAGAACGTTAACTTCTTCCGATAGTTCCatgtcataatatttcaacaattGTATTGTATCTGTGAGGGGTTGGAACATTTCGTCTGTTGTAGATTGTCTTTCTTTTACATTGTACAAATAGCCCATAACACTAACGAGAACCTCATAATCTCCCTCTATTACAGGTTGCATTAAACCTCCATCCGCGTCTTGTATGAACTTGGCCAAATCAAAtagactaaaaaaatatgtaaaaggtttagataataaaaatcaaatttaacttttaaatcaaaataataaataacaactaaAAGTACAATGAagaatatatgaattattcaaaatactacGCTAAATTGTCGATGTATATATAACACGTTTTACCTATTTGTAACCGTATCCattaaatgttgtttaaaCATATGACTCCATTTGCATACAGTGTTTAATAACGCTTGTTTAAAAGGTCTCATATCTACTTGAAACCATGAATCGAATACTTGAACAGATTTTAAACTGTTCAATTTCACAATAgagattttcaaaattgtcaATCTAACAACAAATGTGAATTATGTAA
This genomic stretch from Rhopalosiphum maidis isolate BTI-1 chromosome 3, ASM367621v3, whole genome shotgun sequence harbors:
- the LOC113558361 gene encoding dynein beta chain, ciliary-like yields the protein MAQIQESASLFEVNVPEFKLLKQCRKELKLLKQLWDYVHLVHSCINDWKTTPWRKVDVENMDIECKKFAKEIRALDKEMRSWDTYTCLEATVKNMVTSLRAVGELQNPAIRERHWKQLMSSTKTLADLPEAYDVKFVMDQGTTLAELLALNLHECEDDVKTIVDKAVKEMSMEKMLRELQTTWAAMEFYQETHSRTGCSLLRASEKLIETLEENQE
- the LOC113558362 gene encoding dynein beta chain, ciliary-like; the encoded protein is MRPFKQALLNTVCKWSHMFKQHLMDTVTNSLFDLAKFIQDADGGLMQPVIEGDYEVLVSVMGYLYNVKERQSTTDEMFQPLTDTIQLLKYYDMELSEEVNVLLQVSN